Below is a genomic region from Henckelia pumila isolate YLH828 chromosome 3, ASM3356847v2, whole genome shotgun sequence.
aatcaaagtccgccatcgctaatatcatcaaattagccgataacacgttaccctcaaactctagaaggcaacccatcactagacgcttagtcactacctcctgctctaacggagtagatacaactaaatccatatctaatgatacataaggtaatctatgtctcttgacaaaacggctagaaataaaggaatgcgatgctccagtatcaattaaaacaagtgcaggaatagcacacaacaaaaaggtacctgccaacatgcgatcgcttccctcagtagcctggtcctgagacagagcaaacacctgcccttgagtctgtggatggtaaccagaagaaatttgtggtgctggctgctgacgtggaaaggtagaagcctgagatccaacctgtgatcccgatccactagcagaacccatgcgctgaggacaatctctccgcagatgtccctgctgaccacaaatataacaagcaccagtagctctccgacatgaagctgcaggatgcttccctccacagtggctacaaaattcttccttcttcttcttcttcccgaaacggaatgtacctcgtgaaccacgagaactagacgaagtagtaggagtagaagaagacgtaggtccagatggcacaacagattgagctctaggctcaaaagatccactaggctgtgctgacatcatcaactgtccccgcctattgctggtctccacaagacggcaacggttcaccaaagtctcataagataccggatcatcacaaatgacaacttgtgagtagatatcttggttcaagccttgcagaaagagatcatacttcgatgcatcactttcattgatatgaggactgaaaggtagcagatcaagaaatcgttgctgatattgatcaatagtcattgatccttgcctcagagtaagcaactccatagatcgtgcttggcgaacagccggaggaaaatacagtttctggaactgctgacagaaatccccccaagtcacctgtcctctctcagtacgtgcctgagcagccttggaatcccaccaaaaacgtgctcgatcctctagaacgaattccagaacttccagtttctgctcctcagtgcactcAAAAGCTCGAAacgtactctcgagtttagacatccaactccgtgcttgttcaggattctcgcctcacactaagggtttcggtcctacctgcatgaacttattaatattatagcaacgtctaccctcatgaggacgatgctgatcatgacgatgatgacgatgatgatgaccacctccctggccaacactaccgtgactctcgtcagccatatcctgaaaagaattgcacattaaaaatcccaaatgcgcaaaaaTTATTCAagactaattctaaatcccaagtactaatcccaaaatctaagcatgctctgataccaaaaatgtagtgaccctgcatggaatcacctactaactggcaactaatagcatgcaataacttaataaagcaaaatgcttaacagagtaaaaacgtgcagaaacatatccataatttatatatcagcttagtaaaataagtctaggcttaatactgtagtgatacaaaagtaaacattatacagctaaaaaaATCTTGGTATAAAATCTCATCAAGGCTCCAGCTCCCTAGTtctgccttgaaccaccagctgtgtatgtgcacatgatatatgagtatagaaagcggtaaaacatacatcatgtcacataataatgccaaataaatgcaattttccagctaacatcggttgaaatcaaatttgatgatgagattcgagcacttattcttttggcatctttaccaaatgtttgggagccgatgcgggcagcggttagcaattctgctggaaaaggaaagttacaattcaatgatgtcagagatcgaatccttggtgaagaagttcgcaGGATGGATTCGGGAGAAGCAACATCATCGAGATCTGCCCTAAATCTCGAAAATAGAAGTAGAGGAAGGAGTAGCGAAAAAGGTTCTAACCGATGGCGGAGCAAGTCCAAGTCAAGGAATGGTAAAGATAAAATTACATTTGAAAAGAAGTTGAAGTGCTGGAACTGCGGTGAGATTGGCCACCTGAAAAGAAACTACAAATCAACAAACAATTCAAATGTTGTGATTGATGAAGTACACGATGCTTTAGTGTTATCCATGAAAAGCCCTGTTGACTCTTGGGTTATGGATTCTGGAGCCTCGTTTCATACCATGGGTAATCACGATGTATTCGATAATTACAATGCTGGCGATTACGGAAAAAGTTTCTTGGCATATGGAAAACCTTTGGAGATTGTTGGTATGGGAGATGTCCGGTTGAAAATGTCAAATGGATCTGTCTGGAAAATCAATAAAGTCAGAcatgtaccaaagttgacccgaaatctgatctcagtgggacagctcgatgacgaaggccataaagtgacctttggtgatgACTCTTGAAAAGTGAGCAAAGGAGCCATGATTATTGCTCGAGAAACAAAAACTGGAACCCTGTAAATGACTTACAGTTGCAGAGACATGTTAGCAGTTGTGGATTCTTGAGCTAACTCAAGTCTATGGCAttgtagacttggacatatgagtgagaaaggaatgaagatgatgatatcAAAAGGGAAGCTATCGGAGTTAAAAACCGTTGAACACAAACtgtgtgaaagttgtgttcttgAAAAGCAGAAAATGGTGAGCTTTTCGAAAGGCGGTAGAGAACCAAAAGCAGCAAAGTTGGAGCTGGTTCATACTGACATGTGGGGGCCATCTTCTGTGACATCCTTTGGCGGCTCACGATATTATCTCACATTTATCGATGATTCGAGCAGGAAAGTTTGGgtttattttctgaaaaaaaaatctgatGTTTATGAGACCTTTAAGAGGTGGAAAATCATGGTGGAGAATGAGACTAACTTGAAGGTGAAGTGCTTACGGTCTGATAACGGAGGAGAATATGAAGATGTTGAGTTCAAAAAGTATTGTGCACATAAcgggatcaagatggagaaaaccattcccggtactcctcaacagaatggtgtaGCTGAGAGAATGAACAGAACCCTGAATGAGCGAgccaggagcatgagattgcacgctggactgccgaaatcattatgggctgatgcagttaacactgcagcTTATCTGATCAACAGAGGACCTTCGGTACCGCTTGGTTACAGAATACCTGAAGAAGTCTGGAGCGGAAAAGAAGTAAACCTTTCTTTCTTGAAAGTGTTTGGATGTTTATCATATGTTCACATTGATTCAGCTAGCAGAACAAAACTTGATCCGAAATCAAAGAaatgtttctttattggttatggagataatgagtttggttatcggttctgggatgaccaaaatcggAAGATCATTCAGAGCAGAGATGTAATATTCAATGAGTATGTGATGTATAAGGACAGGTCAAGCGTTGGAGCTGGTGATGAATGTCCTGAAGTCAAGAAGACGGATGAAATACCattgatggatattcttgtgAATGAGTCGGAAACCAGTAACCTGAAAGATAAAGAAACTGTTGCACAAGATGATGAACCGAAAACTCCAGAAATTGAACTCAGGAGATCTTCTAGAACAATCAGACCACCTCAGAAATACTCTCCAACACTTCATTATATTTTGCTGACAGATAAAGGTGAACCGGAGACCTTTGAAGAAgcgatgcaaaatgatgattcaatcaagtgggagttagccatgaAGACGACATGGACTGCAAATATAAGAGAAGAGGCATGAACTGCTGTATTGACTGTGTGAAGTcatgattgaaatcaagtcttcaagtgggagaTTTGTTAGGTGGCAAATGATGGCATGTGAGAGTTTATTGGTTGGACAAGGAATTAAATGCATAGCATTTAATTTAACGCGGAGAGGAGCTCTATAAATTGAGCTCCTATATATCCCAACAAGAAGCAAAACAGCTTCTTAaatagaaagaaaaagaaaaaaagaaagaatagagtttcttggttttcttgagtgttctcttgtgtgagttaaagaaatattttctcggtaatactcgggggTTGGGATTGtgtgagagatatagtgttttgtatacacttgtaatatttctccggttataaatatttgcagcagctccgtggacgtagcctatttTGGATGAACCATGTAAATCCTTGGTGTccttattgattatttattccgcaattattatcgtcatgatcgctccggcataatccataacatTGTGCCAATATCAATATTATTTGAAGGCTTTCTTCCTTGATGCTAAAACCTGAAGTTCAATCAGGCACTTGAGATTCTGACCCGATCCATTTGGTCTAGGCAATTTGGGTTGGGTTTTTATATCGGGTACGGAAATCCAAGGATTTGAATCGGGTCCAAGGTTACGTTGCGAAGATTTCATACCAGTTGGGCCTATTTTCACTTTACATCGTATGGTATGAGGATAAATTGAtggaataaatataataatgcGTTCCAACTTCCAAAAAACATTTcaaagaaattataaaaataaaaacgaaAGTAGAGATATTTGTAAAGAAATGatttagatatatattacatataaaattcaattaggttgttatattaataaattattgttataacatttaagtatattataaaatataaatattatctaaattcataattttcaaattatcTGTCCAATTAAATATACGCTCCTAAATCAGATCACTTACCCAAAAGATACGGGAAGTGTCACAATTATCTTCTTGTTGGAAATATTATGCAAAATCCCAATTGatgcaagaaaataaaataatggaAGATGCATGGTCGCGACCCTGTTCAAATCATATCGAAGGATATTGTTCtatttagaattaaaaataaaattaaatgtagAAAGTATGAACACATGCATGATTACTACCATTTTGATGTAAGAAGTTGTGTTTAGGTCACAATTTTATCAAAACTAATCGGTATTGATTacataatttaaataaggaaaCTTGAATGGTAGAATTTGAGTTGTTAAATATgtatttatctatttaaaattaaaattaaattaaatgtagAAAGTATGAACACGCACATGATTATATGTTATctgtaattaaaaaaataaaagaaataattaatttattaaattatcaaTTTTCTTTATAAATTACTAATATTCCtacttgatatatatatatatatatatatataccacgAAGATTACTGTATGTCGAATCAATAAACTCCTTAATTAGTTAGGATATCTTAGTAACTTAGTTATTAATCcgctgttttttaaaaaaaaatgtttatttttatctCTGAAATCAAAAGTTTCTCACGTTTTAATTGTTATGCAagttattatataaattataaatatatagcTACGAGCGGGGATATTGAATTGAGGTAGCAGTTATACTTGCCGAACAAATTATTAAAAGATATTATAAAAATggaaaatacaaaaatcaagAAATATGTTTGTAAATTAAAGAGTCGGAcattgaaataataaaaatcgacGCTCAATTGATTAATGATTTACATCATAAAATACATACAGCTTTCAACTTCTATTTTttatctttaaaatattttaatttaaaaaataattcatcCGCATTCCAAATATCCGGGAAGTGTCCCAATCTATTTGGAGATTTCATTCCAAAAAAGAATACTAGTATAATTATAATACTCGACAAATTAAGTACATGACCTATAAATAGCACATCCCCCGAACCATAAAGCCACATTTTcccatatataatataattaaccCCAACAAATTAATTTCACACTCGCACATTCGAAGATGATGTATTTTCAGCAAGGAGACCGTGTGGAAGTCGCAAGCAAAGAGGATGGGTTCGTGGGTTCCTACTACAAGGCCACCATTGTCGCGCCGATTTCGAGACATAACCAATACGTGGTGGAGTACAAAACCCTCGTTGAAGATCATGATATGTCCACGCCACTTCGAGAGGTTGCCGACGCCACCGAAGTCCGGCCACGGCCCCCCGTGTTGTACAAGGCCAAATTCAGGCTCGGCGACCGTGTCGACGCTTTCGATAACGACGGATGGTGGGTCGGGACCGTGAGTGGAGCGGATCTCAATGAAGAAAAGTATTATGTTTACTTTGAGATTTTCGGGGTGGAGATTGGCTACGATGCGAAGAAATTGAGAGTTCATCAAGATTGGAACAATGGAAGATGGAAGAATATGTCTGCCCTTTCAACTTGAAGCTGAATTCCACTTTTTTACTTCTAAATTTGTTTAAACTTTTTTTCTTTATAATGTCAATCGGTGTGTTTAGTATGTACTTTTATGTTACATACCTTttgttattaataataataatttgattgTTGTTATGAATTTAATTTGccgtatatatataatattgatcATTCCATTAAAAATAGTATATTCAGTACTCCAATGTGGGTTCCTCAAAATTCTCTCTCGACGAATGTATTTAATTAGATTTGTCCAATTATTTTGTTAAGGAATGATGACGAATTTTTTCCTAgcttattctaaaactattgtTCTTATATCATGAATTTTCATTAATCATAATCACAGGAAAAGTATAATTTGTATCGCTTAAATATTATTACGATATAAAGATTGCTATATTTTCCAAAACTTCCATAAATACTCAAACAAAAACCGTAAAAAGTTCCCATAAACCCAAACAATTATATCCTCCCACAATCGagggaaaaaagaaaaaagaaagaagaaagaaagaaaattcaaatccaaaaaAGTCGTCATGTATTTTCAACAAGGAGACCGAGTAGAAATCGCAAGCAAAGAGGAGGGATTCTTGGGTTCCTACCACGAAGCAACAGTACGTTGTGGAATACAAAACCCTAGTGGAAGATCACGATTATTTTGGATTTTGTACTTGCATGTTCTTGGAGGTTTGTTTAAACTTTTTCTCGTACGTGCAGATTGTTGCATGGgttaagaattttattcaaattacTGATATTCCTGCCAATTATCTTTCCGCGCGTTATTTGATCATTGTTTGTaaataaaattcatgaaaatgggTATTTGTTTGTATCGTAAAAGCGATTATGAAAATGGGCATGGACAATTAATAATGGATCCaaagtttaaattatatagatctgGCCCGTAAAAAAGCTCAATTCTTTCATACCTTGTAAATTACTCACGGCCTTTTATTAAGAATAttagttttcgaaaaaaaaaaaagaattattagtTTTGGATttgaccaatttttttttaatttattctttTGGGGTTTAATTCGAATAATTATAGCCAACCTTGCATGCAGtccttttttcaaattttgttgATTTTTTTGGGAATCCgtatttgtttttaattttttatagcgatttttttttttttgcataaaattaaaattactatagctttttttttaaaaaaaaaaatccaaaatattaaagcATGTGAGTTGCTTAATTCGAGCCACCATGTAATAAAGAGACGTCCACTAGCAATTAGGGATGGTAATAAATTAGGTTAAATCGAATCAATCGATCtaatttgaaattcagttcgtttaattcaaaaattcgattttaatttttaaaaaaatcggtCAATTGGATtcgattttgtttttgtttttttattttaaaaattcggTGATCACTCTTCGTTTTCGTATAATTTATATCTCAAAAAGTGAATTTCTCTCGGCTTCATCCTTTTTAATGATTTTGCCATGTTTTAATGTACACTAGTAAAAATAAACACGTGTGTTTCACGTGATAAGCTTAACTACGAAAAAATAgagaaaattattatatttctaCACTTCATAATATAAAGATTGAATTAACACTTCATTCGAATTTAGCTTCTTAGTAGTTAGTTttgaaattcaagaaataaatTGTATCTTATCTGAAATTTCGTTTACcgaataatttattattttgaaaatggtTAACGTTTCTGTCGAAACAGAAAGAAAATAGAGAGAAACATTGTGATAACCGATGAGATTTGTTCAGCAcattcaatttaaaaataaataaataaatatttatgtttATTAGATTGAAAACATGAAAAGTGGTATTTTTGGTTGATTATATTTTTACGTTATATTTTGGttcgaaaaattaaaaataacattgTGACATAACAAAAGATTAATGGTaactaatttaattttaataagaGAATTTACAGAATAacattatttttaattccatattattataatataaaaataatcatttaaatatataatatttataaggatttccggaaagaaattaatatattgTTTAGTGTTTCCAATTGTTTTACGTGTATGCATGGTTCAGAAATATGATGATTTCCGGTGTTTTACGCATTTCCGAGTATAAACAACAATTTCAGTGGTGATAGATCAAAAAATTGATATGTatcaaactaaaaaaaataaaaataaaaatgatacatatatatttaataattttatttgcatcTTATTATTTTACCTCTTGCaaagttaaataaatt
It encodes:
- the LOC140888584 gene encoding protein AGENET DOMAIN (AGD)-CONTAINING P1-like — protein: MMYFQQGDRVEVASKEDGFVGSYYKATIVAPISRHNQYVVEYKTLVEDHDMSTPLREVADATEVRPRPPVLYKAKFRLGDRVDAFDNDGWWVGTVSGADLNEEKYYVYFEIFGVEIGYDAKKLRVHQDWNNGRWKNMSALST